Proteins encoded by one window of Cyclobacteriaceae bacterium:
- a CDS encoding exopolyphosphatase, which produces MNTKLAIIDLGTNTFHLLIAEKQGDSFHIIHRDRQAVKIGKGGINRDMITDDGLARALKTLKDFKQKINSAGMAQIFAFGTSALRNAKNGSAVIQEIKKETGIEVTVISGDQEAEFICFGVRAALNLGEEKSLIMDIGGGSVEFIIANDTTIFWKRSFEIGAQRLLEIFHKNDPITKNEISLLNEYFSEVLKPLMEIINQLQPKTLVGSSGTFDTLSDIFCLEENIIRNDDDRETPLTLEGFQKIHLQLITKNRSQRMAIPGMIEMRVDMIVVASCMIDYLLKNFPFEQIRVSTYALKEGALAYLGKQFS; this is translated from the coding sequence ATGAACACGAAACTGGCCATAATTGATTTAGGCACAAATACTTTCCACTTACTCATAGCGGAAAAGCAGGGTGATTCCTTCCACATCATTCACCGCGACCGCCAGGCAGTAAAGATTGGAAAAGGTGGTATTAACCGCGATATGATTACTGATGATGGACTGGCCAGGGCCCTGAAAACACTGAAGGATTTCAAACAAAAAATTAATTCAGCGGGCATGGCACAGATTTTTGCCTTTGGAACAAGTGCCTTACGAAATGCCAAAAACGGATCAGCCGTTATTCAGGAAATAAAAAAAGAAACCGGAATAGAGGTCACTGTAATTTCTGGCGATCAGGAAGCTGAATTTATTTGCTTCGGTGTTCGCGCTGCGCTTAATCTAGGCGAAGAAAAATCGTTGATCATGGATATTGGTGGAGGCAGTGTGGAGTTTATCATAGCCAACGACACAACCATTTTTTGGAAACGGAGTTTTGAGATTGGCGCACAACGTTTATTGGAAATATTCCACAAAAATGATCCCATCACAAAAAATGAGATCAGTCTATTGAATGAATACTTTTCCGAAGTACTGAAACCGCTAATGGAAATCATCAATCAACTTCAACCGAAAACATTAGTTGGATCTTCCGGAACATTTGATACACTCAGCGACATTTTTTGCCTGGAGGAAAATATTATCAGAAATGACGATGATCGCGAAACGCCTTTAACCCTTGAAGGCTTTCAAAAAATTCACCTTCAACTTATTACCAAAAACAGGTCGCAGCGTATGGCCATTCCCGGCATGATTGAAATGCGCGTAGACATGATCGTGGTGGCCTCATGCATGATTGATTACCTGCTGAAAAACTTTCCGTTCGAACAAATTCGAGTTTCGACTTATGCCCTGAAAGAAGGTGCACTCGCCTACCTGGGCAAGCAGTTTAGCTAA
- a CDS encoding acyl-CoA carboxylase subunit beta, with protein MAKRELSDAILQQKFDELERKSQEALTGGGEKRIEQQHAKGKLTARERIQLLMDEGSFEELGKFVMHRCKDFGLDKEYYLGDGVVTGYGTVSGRLVYVFSQDFTVFGGSLSETHAEKIVKLMELAMKNGAPVIGLNDSGGARIQEGVVSLGGYADIFYRNTLASGVIPQISAIMGPCAGGAVYSPAITDFILMVENTSFMFVTGPNVVKTVTHEDVTSEELGGATTHSTKSGVTHFACANELECIQYIKKLLSYMPQNCEEEAPRLPYTSGNESRPQLNNIVPANPNQPYDMREVIDGIVDDGSFFEVHKNFAENIVVGFARLAGRSVGVVGNQPASLAGVLDIDASVKAARFVRFCDSFNIPLLVLEDVPGFLPGTDQEWNAIITNGAKLLYAFSEATVPRVTVITRKAYGGAYDVMNSKHIGADLNYAWPTAEIAVMGAKGAAEIIFRKEISEAADPQAKLNEKVDEYTRKFANPYRAAHRGYIDEVIYPDQTREKLIRAFQMLENKVATLPRKKHGNIPL; from the coding sequence ATGGCAAAGCGAGAACTTTCAGACGCTATTCTTCAGCAAAAATTTGATGAACTGGAACGTAAAAGTCAGGAAGCCCTGACCGGAGGTGGGGAGAAACGGATTGAACAACAACACGCAAAGGGTAAATTAACCGCACGTGAGCGTATTCAATTGTTAATGGATGAAGGCTCATTTGAAGAGTTGGGAAAATTTGTGATGCACCGCTGCAAGGATTTTGGGCTCGACAAAGAATATTACCTGGGTGATGGCGTAGTAACGGGTTATGGAACGGTAAGCGGAAGGTTAGTTTATGTTTTCTCACAAGATTTTACCGTGTTTGGTGGCTCATTATCAGAAACCCATGCGGAAAAAATAGTGAAGCTGATGGAGCTTGCCATGAAAAATGGTGCTCCGGTAATTGGCTTGAACGATTCCGGTGGTGCCCGTATTCAGGAAGGAGTTGTGTCGTTGGGTGGCTATGCTGATATTTTTTACCGAAATACTTTGGCGTCAGGTGTTATTCCGCAAATCTCGGCCATCATGGGTCCGTGTGCCGGTGGCGCTGTGTATTCACCCGCCATCACCGATTTTATTTTGATGGTGGAGAACACTTCCTTCATGTTTGTCACTGGACCGAACGTGGTGAAGACCGTAACGCATGAAGATGTTACGTCAGAAGAACTTGGAGGAGCCACCACGCACAGCACAAAAAGTGGTGTAACTCATTTTGCTTGCGCGAACGAACTGGAGTGCATTCAATACATAAAAAAGCTATTGAGTTACATGCCCCAGAATTGCGAGGAGGAAGCACCACGATTACCGTACACATCTGGCAATGAAAGCAGGCCGCAACTCAACAACATTGTACCTGCCAACCCCAATCAGCCCTACGACATGCGCGAGGTGATTGATGGCATTGTAGATGATGGAAGTTTTTTTGAAGTGCATAAAAACTTTGCCGAAAATATTGTGGTGGGCTTTGCGCGATTGGCGGGCAGGAGTGTGGGCGTAGTTGGAAATCAACCGGCATCACTGGCAGGCGTGTTGGATATTGATGCCAGCGTAAAGGCTGCTCGCTTTGTTCGTTTCTGCGATAGTTTTAATATACCATTATTGGTACTGGAAGATGTACCCGGATTTTTACCTGGAACCGATCAGGAATGGAATGCGATCATTACCAATGGGGCCAAGTTATTATATGCCTTTTCAGAGGCTACCGTGCCACGCGTAACGGTGATTACGCGAAAAGCGTATGGCGGAGCTTATGATGTGATGAACTCGAAACACATCGGGGCCGATTTGAACTATGCCTGGCCAACTGCTGAGATTGCCGTGATGGGCGCGAAAGGCGCTGCTGAAATTATTTTCCGAAAGGAAATTTCAGAAGCGGCAGATCCGCAAGCAAAGCTCAACGAGAAGGTAGATGAGTACACCCGGAAGTTTGCCAATCCATACCGGGCTGCACACCGCGGATATATTGATGAAGTCATTTATCCCGACCAAACCCGCGAAAAGCTTATCCGGGCTTTTCAGATGTTGGAGAATAAGGTGGCTACGCTGCCGAGAAAAAAACATGGCAATATTCCGTTGTAG
- a CDS encoding helical backbone metal receptor: MPVKTTTDQLGHSVEIPFPPTRIISLVPSQTELLYDLGLDAEVVGITKFCVHPPEWRKTKTIIGGTKKFNFEVIDRLKPDLIIGNKEENYKEGIEALRQKYPVWMSDIVTPADAMNMMRSIGEITGRATQAEKLAGEIQHSLDGIKGWLRKPQPPILEPQPPIHDPQSPKKIPLPEALEGNGKMVLYLIWRNPWIGAASNTFIHEMLTLAGFENCLMERERYPELSVTDLTTLNPDLIFLSSEPYPFSEKHIEEIQSQVPNAKILLVDGEMFSWYGSRMRYFASYLATLQLT; this comes from the coding sequence ATGCCAGTAAAAACAACCACGGATCAGCTTGGTCACTCAGTTGAAATTCCCTTTCCGCCAACGCGGATAATTTCCCTGGTTCCCTCACAAACTGAATTGTTATACGACCTGGGGCTCGATGCAGAAGTTGTTGGGATTACCAAATTCTGTGTTCATCCGCCTGAATGGCGAAAAACCAAAACCATAATCGGGGGAACTAAGAAATTTAATTTTGAGGTGATCGATCGACTAAAGCCTGACCTGATTATTGGTAACAAGGAGGAGAATTATAAAGAAGGTATTGAAGCACTTCGACAAAAATACCCGGTTTGGATGAGTGATATTGTTACTCCAGCCGATGCCATGAACATGATGCGGTCAATTGGTGAGATTACTGGTAGGGCGACACAAGCTGAAAAATTGGCTGGCGAAATCCAGCACTCGTTGGATGGAATAAAGGGGTGGCTTCGGAAACCTCAGCCACCTATTCTGGAACCTCAGCCTCCAATTCATGATCCTCAGTCACCAAAGAAGATTCCGTTGCCTGAGGCTCTCGAAGGCAACGGAAAAATGGTATTGTATCTGATTTGGCGAAACCCCTGGATCGGAGCAGCATCCAACACATTCATTCACGAAATGCTAACCTTGGCAGGATTTGAAAACTGCTTAATGGAGCGGGAACGCTATCCTGAGCTTTCTGTGACTGATCTAACAACGTTAAATCCTGATTTGATTTTTCTTTCTTCCGAGCCCTACCCATTTTCAGAAAAGCATATTGAAGAGATACAATCGCAGGTTCCCAACGCAAAAATTTTATTGGTTGATGGTGAAATGTTTTCGTGGTATGGAAGCCGGATGCGCTATTTCGCCAGCTACCTGGCTACACTTCAGCTAACGTAA
- a CDS encoding YfiR family protein, whose amino-acid sequence MKKVSLILFALVLSLGAFAQERPTHEIHAAMLFNFIKYVQWPDDAGGEFVVGVIGEDDVFNTLKTWYDGKPKGNKKYVIKKLSSGADAASCHVVYVGKSKSKEFENVKNTITGKPVLTVTDGNGLGQKGSCINFKVIDGKLKWELNQSTFSNSNLKVSNQLSSMSILI is encoded by the coding sequence ATGAAAAAAGTAAGCTTAATTCTGTTCGCACTTGTTCTGAGCCTTGGTGCATTTGCTCAGGAAAGACCCACCCATGAAATCCATGCGGCTATGTTGTTCAACTTTATCAAGTATGTACAATGGCCTGATGATGCAGGTGGAGAATTTGTTGTAGGTGTAATTGGCGAAGACGATGTGTTCAATACCTTGAAAACCTGGTATGATGGCAAGCCGAAAGGCAACAAGAAGTACGTTATCAAGAAACTTTCTTCTGGTGCTGATGCGGCCTCTTGCCATGTGGTTTACGTTGGTAAATCAAAGAGCAAAGAATTCGAAAATGTAAAGAATACCATTACCGGTAAGCCAGTTCTTACAGTAACTGATGGAAACGGTCTTGGCCAGAAAGGTAGCTGCATTAACTTCAAAGTTATTGATGGTAAGCTGAAGTGGGAGTTGAATCAATCAACCTTCAGCAATTCGAACCTGAAGGTTTCGAACCAGCTGAGCAGCATGTCTATCTTGATCTAA
- the aroA gene encoding 3-phosphoshikimate 1-carboxyvinyltransferase, with protein MSSSIHITKHKTLTGTVNRLPASKSISNRVLIMDALGGGKSTLTNLSEANDTVLMRQLINSSDPVLDVEDAGTTMRFLTAYLAVQGQEKVITGTDRMKLRPIGLLVDALRVLGARISYLEKEGFPPLKIEGFEGQKTNQLTIRGDVSSQYISALMMIAPTLPKGLTLTLTGKVGSKPYIDMTASLMRKFGVEVQVNENVIEVGPQPYKPCDYRIEADWSAASYWFAFTALADQAEITLPNITMRSFQGDRVIADLMEQLGVKSEPRGNNLLLTKKEAHTELTFDFTHCPDLAQTVAVVCAAKGIHGTFTGLESLRIKETDRIHALHQELQKIGAQLIETGSSWKLVPTHNIPETIPTINTYLDHRMAMAFAPLATLRDIVIENPTVVRKSYPGYWDDLKTVGFTLAEV; from the coding sequence GTGAGCTCAAGCATACACATTACCAAACACAAAACGTTAACCGGAACGGTAAACCGGCTTCCGGCCTCTAAAAGCATAAGCAATCGTGTACTGATTATGGATGCGTTAGGTGGCGGAAAATCAACCTTAACCAACCTTTCGGAGGCAAACGATACGGTGTTGATGAGGCAGTTGATCAACTCTTCCGATCCTGTATTGGATGTAGAGGACGCGGGAACTACCATGCGCTTTCTCACCGCTTACCTGGCTGTTCAGGGTCAAGAGAAAGTAATTACCGGAACGGATCGTATGAAACTCCGCCCCATCGGGCTGCTGGTTGATGCCCTGCGCGTATTGGGTGCCCGAATATCCTACCTGGAAAAAGAAGGATTTCCACCCCTAAAAATTGAAGGATTTGAAGGACAGAAAACCAATCAACTGACCATACGCGGTGATGTGAGCAGTCAATACATCTCTGCACTCATGATGATTGCCCCCACGCTTCCAAAAGGACTGACACTTACTTTGACCGGTAAGGTGGGAAGCAAGCCCTACATTGATATGACGGCTTCGTTGATGCGGAAATTTGGCGTGGAGGTTCAGGTAAACGAAAATGTAATCGAAGTCGGTCCGCAACCCTACAAACCCTGTGACTATCGGATTGAGGCCGACTGGTCGGCTGCAAGCTACTGGTTTGCGTTTACCGCGCTTGCGGATCAAGCCGAAATTACACTGCCCAACATCACCATGCGTTCATTTCAAGGCGACCGGGTAATTGCCGACCTGATGGAGCAGCTTGGTGTGAAGTCGGAACCACGGGGCAACAACCTGCTGCTGACAAAAAAGGAAGCACACACAGAACTAACATTTGATTTTACCCATTGCCCCGATCTGGCTCAAACCGTGGCTGTGGTTTGTGCGGCAAAAGGAATACATGGCACCTTTACAGGTTTGGAAAGCTTGCGCATTAAAGAAACCGATCGCATTCACGCGCTACACCAGGAGCTTCAAAAAATCGGAGCTCAACTAATTGAAACAGGATCATCCTGGAAACTGGTGCCCACCCATAACATTCCGGAAACAATTCCAACCATCAACACCTATCTCGATCACCGTATGGCCATGGCCTTTGCCCCTCTGGCAACCTTACGGGATATCGTCATTGAAAATCCAACGGTGGTGAGAAAATCATATCCCGGATACTGGGATGATTTGAAAACGGTAGGCTTTACGTTAGCTGAAGTGTAG
- a CDS encoding M42 family metallopeptidase gives MDKKSKAFLYEYLNNASPTGFEHSGQQIWLDYLKPYIDDYMVDVYGTAVGVINPKGAYKVVIEAHADEISWFVAYITDDGYIYVKRNGGSDHQIAPSKRVNIHTEKGIVKGVFGWPAIHVRDASKEEPPTLKNIHIDIGCESKKQVEALGVHVGCVITFEDELMEMNKNYLVGRALDNRMGGFMIAEVARRIKENKKKLPFCLYIVNSVQEEIGLRGAEMISRRLKPDLAICTDVTHDTCSPMYNKKDTGHIKCGTGPVLCYGPAVQNNVLKMIIQTAEKKKIPFQRQAVSRSTGTDTDSFAYSAEGVASALISLPLKYMHTTVETVHKDDVENVIKLIYEVLLQLKPGQDFRYIK, from the coding sequence ATGGATAAAAAAAGTAAAGCCTTCTTATACGAATACCTGAACAATGCATCACCCACCGGTTTTGAACACTCTGGTCAGCAGATATGGCTTGATTACCTGAAGCCATACATTGATGATTACATGGTGGATGTTTATGGTACAGCCGTGGGTGTCATCAACCCGAAAGGAGCCTACAAAGTGGTTATTGAAGCACATGCCGATGAGATATCGTGGTTTGTAGCATACATTACCGATGATGGCTACATCTATGTAAAGCGCAACGGTGGTTCCGATCATCAGATTGCTCCATCTAAGCGAGTAAACATCCACACAGAAAAAGGAATTGTAAAAGGTGTGTTTGGCTGGCCGGCCATTCATGTGCGTGACGCTTCAAAAGAAGAGCCTCCCACGTTGAAAAATATTCACATCGACATTGGGTGTGAGTCGAAAAAGCAAGTAGAGGCGTTGGGCGTTCACGTTGGCTGCGTGATTACGTTTGAGGATGAGCTGATGGAGATGAACAAAAACTACCTGGTTGGCCGGGCGTTGGATAACCGCATGGGTGGTTTTATGATAGCCGAAGTAGCCAGACGAATTAAGGAGAACAAGAAAAAGCTTCCCTTCTGCCTATATATTGTAAACTCTGTTCAGGAAGAAATCGGGTTACGCGGTGCCGAAATGATTTCGCGCAGACTGAAGCCCGATTTGGCCATTTGTACAGACGTTACCCACGACACCTGTTCGCCCATGTATAATAAAAAGGACACGGGCCACATTAAGTGCGGAACAGGGCCTGTGCTCTGCTACGGGCCGGCTGTTCAGAACAACGTGCTGAAAATGATCATCCAAACGGCTGAAAAGAAGAAAATACCATTCCAGCGCCAGGCGGTAAGTCGCTCCACAGGTACAGATACGGACTCATTTGCCTATAGTGCGGAAGGAGTAGCCTCTGCGCTCATTTCCTTGCCTTTGAAGTATATGCACACTACTGTGGAAACTGTTCACAAGGATGATGTGGAAAACGTAATCAAGCTTATTTATGAGGTTCTGCTGCAGTTGAAACCCGGTCAGGACTTCCGGTATATAAAATAG